One Pseudomonadales bacterium genomic region harbors:
- a CDS encoding phosphate/phosphite/phosphonate ABC transporter substrate-binding protein — protein MLRVKTTRCFAVFILFFTHFSFAEPSIELQDKQVINRSTFVVGKVSSNFRKHRKMLAPMAAYLAKNMSDLGIQSGAVLLAKNNEEMIQFLKQGKVDLVTETPFSAMLYTLEAPAEPIVRKWKKGVPTYYSIIFARNDSGINQLSDLPGKTLAFEDPGSTSAYMLPLATLLRQGYTLVAKESKNFIVPDDMIGYIFSGAEQHTSQLVIRGVADAGAISNLDWDKPDHIPIAHKRNYHIIHRSSAIPRAIEVIRSDLDANIKARTKALLLNAHNDPQASRALKRYQKTKRFDELDEETLIRLEEIKKFSYLFSTPN, from the coding sequence ATGCTAAGGGTTAAAACTACACGATGTTTTGCAGTGTTTATTCTCTTCTTTACCCATTTTTCCTTTGCCGAGCCATCAATAGAACTGCAAGACAAGCAGGTGATTAATCGCTCAACCTTTGTGGTTGGAAAGGTCAGCAGCAACTTTAGAAAACACCGTAAAATGCTGGCTCCGATGGCAGCATATCTCGCTAAAAACATGTCCGACTTAGGCATTCAATCAGGCGCAGTACTGCTCGCCAAAAATAATGAGGAAATGATCCAATTCCTGAAGCAGGGCAAGGTTGACTTGGTAACTGAAACCCCTTTTTCCGCAATGCTCTATACTTTAGAAGCACCCGCTGAACCTATTGTACGAAAATGGAAGAAAGGGGTTCCCACCTATTACTCTATCATCTTTGCTCGCAATGACAGCGGCATTAACCAACTTTCCGATTTACCTGGAAAAACGTTGGCATTTGAAGATCCCGGCTCAACCAGCGCATACATGCTACCGTTAGCAACGTTATTGCGTCAGGGGTATACATTAGTCGCAAAAGAATCTAAAAACTTCATAGTACCGGATGACATGATTGGCTATATCTTCAGCGGCGCTGAACAACACACCTCTCAGCTCGTGATTCGCGGTGTTGCCGACGCTGGTGCCATTAGCAATTTGGACTGGGACAAACCGGATCATATCCCTATCGCCCACAAACGCAACTATCACATTATTCACCGTTCCAGCGCTATCCCACGCGCCATCGAAGTCATTCGAAGTGATCTAGACGCTAATATTAAAGCCCGCACCAAAGCACTCTTGCTCAATGCACACAATGATCCACAGGCATCGCGCGCACTCAAGCGTTATCAAAAAACCAAACGCTTTGACGAGCTAGACGAAGAAACGCTGATACGCCTGGAAGAAATAAAGAAATTTTCTTATCTGTTCAGTACACCAAATTAA
- a CDS encoding alpha/beta fold hydrolase, with translation MTGKKASPDSVHPTKTDRRSFNTWETFTSMARVGISLPLLFTPQLVSLGTELTRIISGKSTLQPGLNDYRFKDPAWETNPIYKASMQTYLAWCGYLQGLIDETPLSEDEKLQAKTAIERLTHSLSPSHPGASLDAVQHTIKARGASLVHGLNRMTSDVLGLEEPVISSVSSKLTIGKDIAITAGSVVFRNELLELIQYKTVSAKVYREPILLISSPINKFYIYDLYPHNSLTHYLVEAGFQVFTLSWRNPSQKHKHWNLESYIESLLDATETVHAISGNTKLHLFGYSAGGIFAALLSSILAQRDGIEATTASFVVTNFYTQTRAQVGIAISQQMLLAAKTLLKLRGILEGKELARMFAWLRPNCLLWNAWTCNYFAGEDQPTADVRYWNTDIPRIPNSLFCDFLDLYSDDYLLQPGHLTLCGYPVDLSLITGDKYFVAGSSDHITPWEYCYQSSLKLSGQREFVLVNRGHMRSLICPEGSKAARFYTNTRADENYSDWLSEATQHQGSWWSHWIDWLQQRSTNTKNNLHKLGNTEFPPLAPAPGKYVIE, from the coding sequence ATGACTGGAAAAAAAGCCAGCCCCGACAGCGTTCATCCGACAAAAACGGACCGACGCAGCTTCAATACCTGGGAAACCTTTACATCAATGGCGCGAGTCGGTATCTCGTTGCCACTGCTATTTACCCCGCAACTTGTCAGCCTGGGCACGGAACTCACTCGTATCATCTCCGGAAAATCAACCTTACAGCCGGGGCTAAATGATTATCGCTTTAAAGACCCCGCCTGGGAAACCAACCCCATCTATAAGGCGTCAATGCAAACCTACCTTGCCTGGTGTGGCTACCTACAAGGGTTGATCGACGAAACCCCGCTCAGCGAAGATGAAAAACTCCAGGCAAAAACCGCTATCGAACGGCTTACCCATTCGCTTTCTCCTAGCCATCCGGGAGCTAGTTTAGATGCCGTTCAGCACACGATCAAAGCACGCGGCGCCAGTCTGGTTCACGGACTTAATCGCATGACGAGTGATGTGCTGGGACTCGAAGAACCCGTAATCTCCTCGGTGTCAAGCAAACTAACCATTGGCAAGGATATCGCGATCACCGCAGGCTCAGTTGTTTTTCGCAACGAGCTGCTCGAATTAATTCAATATAAAACTGTCTCCGCCAAGGTGTATCGCGAACCCATTTTGTTAATTTCATCACCCATCAACAAGTTCTATATCTATGATCTATATCCGCATAACAGCCTAACCCATTATCTGGTTGAAGCCGGGTTCCAAGTCTTTACTTTAAGTTGGCGCAACCCCAGCCAGAAACACAAGCATTGGAATCTAGAGTCTTATATTGAGTCACTCCTGGATGCTACCGAAACTGTCCATGCCATCTCGGGAAATACAAAACTCCATTTATTTGGCTACTCCGCAGGAGGCATATTCGCAGCGTTACTAAGCAGCATCCTCGCACAACGCGATGGCATCGAAGCAACCACAGCAAGTTTTGTTGTTACTAATTTTTATACGCAGACACGCGCGCAGGTGGGTATTGCCATCAGTCAACAAATGCTACTGGCGGCTAAAACTCTACTCAAACTAAGAGGCATTTTGGAGGGTAAGGAATTAGCACGTATGTTTGCCTGGTTACGACCCAATTGTTTGCTCTGGAATGCCTGGACTTGTAATTATTTTGCAGGGGAGGATCAGCCTACCGCTGATGTTCGCTACTGGAATACCGATATACCACGCATACCCAACTCACTATTCTGTGATTTTCTTGATCTCTATAGCGACGATTATCTGCTGCAACCAGGCCACCTTACTTTGTGTGGCTATCCTGTCGACTTGTCATTGATAACTGGTGATAAATACTTTGTCGCTGGCTCCAGTGACCACATCACGCCCTGGGAATACTGTTACCAAAGCAGCTTAAAGTTGAGTGGTCAACGCGAGTTTGTGCTGGTAAATCGTGGCCATATGCGCTCTCTCATTTGTCCCGAAGGCAGTAAAGCCGCCCGTTTTTATACCAATACTCGAGCTGATGAAAATTACAGTGACTGGCTATCGGAGGCCACCCAACATCAAGGCTCCTGGTGGTCACACTGGATTGATTGGCTACAACAACGGAGTACAAATACAAAAAATAACTTACATAAACTTGGCAACACCGAATTTCCACCTTTGGCTCCCGCGCCCGGCAAATACGTCATCGAGTGA
- the ald gene encoding alanine dehydrogenase: MLIGVPKEIKNHEYRVGLAPSSVRELAAHGHVVVVERNAGASIGFTDDQYIAAGARVEESAEQIFAQAEMIIKVKEPQPNECKMLREGQLLYTYLHLAPDPQQTELLVASGATCVAYETVTDARGGLPLLAPMSEVAGRMSIQAGAHHLEKAQGGSGVLLGGVPGVAPGKVLIIGGGVVGTNAAQMAVGMRADVIILDRSTPRLRELDDLFGNQIKTVYSTVDAIDYYSASADLVIGAVLIPGAAAPKLLRKEHLANMRPGSVVCDVAIDQGGCFETSKATTHQSPTYVVDDIIHYCVANMPGGVARTSTMALNNATLPFALALANKGYKQALLDDPHLMNGLNVHQGKVTYRAVSDALDYDYVPAKEALG, from the coding sequence ATGTTGATTGGTGTGCCAAAAGAAATAAAAAATCATGAGTATCGTGTTGGTTTAGCGCCAAGTTCTGTACGGGAGTTGGCGGCGCATGGCCATGTGGTGGTGGTGGAGCGAAATGCAGGCGCCTCTATTGGTTTTACCGATGACCAATATATTGCCGCTGGAGCGAGAGTTGAGGAGTCGGCGGAGCAAATATTCGCGCAGGCTGAGATGATCATTAAGGTTAAAGAACCGCAGCCCAACGAGTGCAAAATGCTACGAGAAGGGCAGTTGCTCTATACTTATTTGCATTTAGCGCCAGATCCTCAGCAGACAGAGTTGTTGGTGGCTTCCGGCGCGACTTGTGTTGCCTATGAAACGGTGACAGATGCACGTGGTGGATTACCGCTGTTAGCACCGATGAGCGAAGTGGCGGGGCGTATGTCGATTCAGGCCGGGGCGCATCATCTGGAGAAAGCCCAGGGTGGTTCGGGTGTGCTCTTGGGTGGTGTGCCTGGCGTTGCTCCAGGGAAAGTGCTTATTATCGGTGGCGGCGTAGTTGGCACCAATGCTGCACAAATGGCGGTGGGCATGCGTGCCGATGTGATAATTTTGGATCGCTCAACACCTCGCTTGCGTGAGCTGGATGATTTGTTTGGTAATCAAATTAAAACGGTTTACTCCACAGTTGACGCTATTGATTATTATTCAGCCAGTGCAGATTTAGTGATCGGTGCGGTACTCATTCCTGGTGCTGCGGCACCCAAGTTGTTACGTAAAGAACATCTGGCGAATATGCGACCTGGCTCGGTGGTTTGCGATGTGGCTATCGATCAAGGTGGCTGCTTTGAAACGTCGAAAGCGACCACCCATCAGTCGCCGACCTATGTCGTGGACGATATTATCCATTATTGTGTGGCGAATATGCCCGGTGGTGTCGCTCGTACATCGACGATGGCATTGAATAATGCAACCCTGCCTTTCGCTCTGGCCTTGGCAAACAAAGGTTACAAGCAAGCACTGTTGGATGACCCACATTTAATGAATGGCCTGAATGTACATCAGGGTAAAGTTACCTATCGAGCAGTGAGTGATGCGCTTGATTATGATTATGTCCCAGCCAAAGAGGCATTAGGCTAA
- a CDS encoding Lrp/AsnC ligand binding domain-containing protein: protein MKPSAAQLNRIDRHILRILQQEGRTSYAELARQVGLTTTPCIERVKRLEREGYIKGYTAILTPEFLDAGLIVFVQIRLARTSPETFEDFKHAVINLPEVQECYLVSGNFDYLLKARVANMAAYREFLGETLLTVPGVNESTSIVVMEAVKETLTIPISYQ from the coding sequence ATGAAACCCTCTGCCGCACAATTAAACCGAATTGACCGACACATTCTCCGCATTCTGCAACAGGAAGGACGCACCTCCTACGCCGAACTCGCACGTCAAGTCGGTTTGACCACAACGCCCTGCATAGAGCGGGTTAAACGTCTGGAAAGAGAGGGCTATATCAAGGGTTACACCGCCATCCTAACGCCCGAGTTCCTAGACGCCGGACTAATTGTATTTGTACAGATTCGACTCGCCCGCACCTCTCCCGAAACCTTTGAGGATTTTAAGCACGCGGTGATTAACTTGCCGGAAGTACAAGAATGTTATTTGGTGTCCGGTAATTTTGACTACCTGCTGAAAGCTCGGGTTGCCAATATGGCTGCCTATAGAGAGTTTCTCGGCGAGACACTGCTAACGGTGCCGGGTGTGAACGAGTCTACCAGTATCGTGGTAATGGAGGCGGTCAAAGAGACCTTGACCATTCCTATCTCTTATCAATAA
- the lhgO gene encoding L-2-hydroxyglutarate oxidase, with protein MIYDYIIIGGGIIGLATAWQLQQQQPQPSILLLEKESDFAQHQTGRNSGVIHAGVYYAPGSLKARFCREGLAATLTFCHRYNIPYQQCGKLLVATNKLEAQRMAALRERCEQNQISVTALSQNQLKDREPAINGIGALYVETTGIVDYLAVSRRMAREFSTAGGKYLLEHEVVGLSESSEEVLVNTKHDTFRCRFLITCAGLMADRMARLLSIPIDFQIIPFRGEYYQLPARLNGLIKHLVYPIPDPALPFLGVHLTRMIDGSITVGPNALLGWKREGYGKFNLNIKDSYEMLSFPGFWASMKQQFIPGLVELKNAWFKSSYLKQVQKYCPQIQTDDLLPHATGIRAQAVLKDGSMVQDFLFAESHRSLHVCNAPSPAATSAIPIGNYICEKIRLKHDKLSRR; from the coding sequence ATGATTTATGACTACATCATTATTGGCGGCGGTATTATTGGACTAGCCACGGCCTGGCAACTACAGCAGCAACAACCGCAACCCTCAATTCTACTGTTGGAAAAAGAGTCCGATTTCGCCCAACACCAAACCGGTCGCAATAGCGGGGTTATCCATGCTGGTGTCTACTATGCTCCGGGTAGTTTGAAAGCGCGTTTTTGCCGTGAAGGTCTCGCCGCCACGTTGACATTTTGTCATCGCTACAACATACCTTATCAGCAATGTGGAAAGCTTTTGGTTGCAACTAATAAGCTTGAAGCACAGCGCATGGCAGCATTGCGCGAACGCTGCGAGCAAAACCAGATCAGCGTCACGGCATTAAGCCAAAACCAACTCAAGGATAGAGAACCGGCAATAAACGGTATTGGCGCCCTTTATGTGGAAACAACAGGGATCGTTGATTACTTAGCGGTGTCTCGACGGATGGCTAGAGAATTTAGCACTGCTGGCGGCAAGTATTTACTAGAGCACGAAGTTGTTGGCTTATCTGAGTCCAGCGAGGAAGTGTTAGTAAACACTAAGCATGACACATTTCGCTGTCGCTTTTTAATCACTTGCGCAGGTTTGATGGCGGATCGCATGGCGCGACTACTTAGCATTCCGATTGATTTCCAGATCATTCCCTTTCGTGGTGAGTACTATCAACTTCCTGCTCGGCTCAACGGGCTGATCAAGCATCTGGTCTACCCAATTCCTGATCCCGCCTTACCCTTCCTTGGGGTGCACTTGACCCGCATGATCGATGGCTCAATCACGGTTGGCCCTAACGCGCTGCTGGGCTGGAAGCGCGAAGGCTACGGCAAATTTAACCTGAATATAAAAGACAGCTATGAAATGCTTAGCTTTCCTGGTTTTTGGGCTAGTATGAAGCAGCAATTCATACCCGGTTTAGTGGAGCTCAAAAATGCCTGGTTCAAGTCAAGCTACCTGAAACAGGTGCAGAAATATTGTCCTCAAATCCAAACAGACGACTTACTACCTCATGCCACCGGAATCCGTGCGCAGGCAGTTTTAAAAGACGGCTCGATGGTACAGGATTTTTTATTTGCTGAGTCGCACAGGTCTTTGCATGTGTGCAATGCACCTTCTCCGGCTGCAACGTCCGCCATCCCCATCGGCAACTATATCTGTGAAAAAATTCGTTTAAAGCACGATAAATTAAGCCGGCGTTGA
- a CDS encoding cupredoxin domain-containing protein, which translates to MIKSLIKVDKMMGQYLCAVLNNKHLFLVIMLILANLAQADTVEVEIFKKQYIPQELTINKGDTVRWVNKEKRQYHSVYFEALDEKDGEYFWPDEVFERTFERAGSFPYRCGPHPEMTGIIHVRGDDK; encoded by the coding sequence GTGATTAAATCACTGATAAAGGTAGACAAAATGATGGGGCAATATCTCTGCGCTGTACTCAATAATAAACACCTATTTTTGGTTATTATGCTGATTCTAGCCAATCTTGCTCAGGCCGATACAGTTGAGGTGGAAATTTTTAAAAAACAGTACATCCCTCAAGAGCTGACAATTAATAAAGGCGACACAGTCCGCTGGGTAAATAAGGAAAAACGCCAGTACCATAGTGTTTATTTTGAGGCGCTAGATGAAAAGGATGGTGAGTATTTCTGGCCTGACGAAGTGTTTGAGCGAACCTTTGAGAGAGCAGGTAGTTTCCCTTACCGCTGTGGTCCTCATCCCGAAATGACGGGCATAATTCATGTTCGCGGAGATGATAAATAG
- a CDS encoding NapC/NirT family cytochrome c: MGITNKLKSWLSNKLILGTTIGTALIFMLAGVIFWGGFNTAMEATNTLGFCISCHEMEENVYQEYTKTIHYTNRSGVRATCSDCHVPDPWVYKFVRKIKASNELLHKALGSINTPEKFDAKRLKLAKNVWHDMKDTNSRECRNCHDYNTMTPETQKPRARKQHMNAMQAGNTCIDCHKGIAHKAVHDQLADEELDKLTAPKPDRAIPLPPQWVKFLEEQAAAKESNEQPAATNFAEDVAIAQATSVVADIVGAAPVSTSSLDWSPAPVRNVTVFYPGEASMEWVLGRRHGGARSFKKGDRCVDCHDEETADIGQKIVSGEKLESQVIPGKRGSIPVVVQAMHDKENLYLRFQWADTEHAPVPFVEGGKMDSKNAMKLAVMLATDDVEYADRAGCWGTCHADLNSMPYAPQGQDVTKYLTESRTDIEIRGRNDKPLGGWDQRKTEDEIKAEFSAGHYMDIIRYKAGEDKVEDGAILADRVMHENSIGEFNAINQNGQWVVEIKRPLKSDRPDDISLALDQVYNFGFAIHDDYSNARYHHVSLGYKLAFDNAEVEVNAVER, from the coding sequence ATGGGAATAACAAACAAATTAAAAAGCTGGCTTTCCAATAAGCTGATATTAGGCACTACAATTGGTACCGCTCTGATATTCATGTTGGCAGGCGTTATCTTCTGGGGTGGTTTTAACACGGCGATGGAGGCGACCAATACGCTTGGTTTCTGTATCAGCTGCCATGAGATGGAAGAAAATGTCTATCAAGAGTACACCAAGACGATCCACTACACTAACCGTAGCGGTGTGCGTGCAACCTGTTCAGATTGCCACGTGCCGGATCCTTGGGTCTACAAATTCGTACGTAAAATCAAAGCTTCCAATGAATTGCTGCATAAAGCCTTAGGCAGTATTAATACGCCAGAAAAATTTGATGCTAAGCGCCTAAAACTGGCTAAAAATGTTTGGCATGACATGAAGGATACCAATTCACGAGAGTGCCGTAACTGCCACGACTATAACACCATGACCCCGGAAACTCAGAAACCTCGGGCGCGTAAACAGCACATGAATGCGATGCAGGCCGGTAATACCTGTATCGATTGCCATAAAGGTATTGCGCACAAAGCGGTTCATGATCAGTTAGCAGATGAAGAGCTGGATAAGTTAACGGCACCAAAACCTGACCGTGCAATTCCGTTACCACCGCAGTGGGTTAAGTTTTTGGAAGAGCAGGCGGCGGCGAAAGAGTCAAATGAACAACCGGCTGCAACAAACTTTGCTGAAGATGTCGCTATCGCGCAGGCAACTTCAGTCGTGGCGGATATTGTTGGCGCAGCACCAGTCAGCACCTCATCACTTGATTGGAGTCCTGCCCCGGTGCGTAATGTTACTGTGTTTTATCCGGGCGAGGCCTCGATGGAGTGGGTGTTAGGCCGTAGGCACGGCGGCGCTCGTTCCTTCAAAAAGGGTGATCGTTGTGTTGATTGCCATGATGAAGAAACGGCGGACATAGGACAGAAAATAGTTTCCGGTGAAAAGCTTGAGTCTCAGGTGATACCCGGCAAGCGAGGAAGTATTCCGGTGGTAGTACAAGCAATGCACGATAAGGAAAACCTGTATTTGCGATTTCAGTGGGCCGATACCGAGCATGCGCCGGTACCCTTCGTGGAGGGTGGCAAGATGGATAGTAAAAATGCTATGAAATTGGCCGTCATGCTGGCTACGGATGATGTGGAATATGCTGATAGAGCTGGTTGCTGGGGCACCTGTCATGCCGATCTCAACAGTATGCCATATGCACCGCAGGGTCAGGATGTGACGAAGTATCTCACTGAAAGCCGAACGGATATTGAGATTCGTGGCCGCAACGACAAGCCCTTGGGTGGTTGGGATCAGCGCAAAACCGAAGATGAAATCAAGGCGGAATTCAGTGCAGGACATTACATGGACATCATTCGCTATAAAGCCGGAGAAGACAAAGTGGAAGATGGTGCGATCTTGGCAGATCGAGTCATGCACGAAAATTCCATCGGCGAGTTTAATGCCATTAATCAGAATGGTCAGTGGGTCGTTGAAATCAAACGACCACTCAAGTCTGACCGGCCGGATGATATTAGTTTAGCGCTGGATCAGGTCTACAATTTTGGTTTTGCTATCCACGATGATTACAGTAATGCGCGTTATCACCATGTTTCATTGGGCTATAAGTTGGCGTTTGATAATGCTGAGGTTGAGGTTAACGCGGTTGAGCGATAA
- a CDS encoding c-type cytochrome, whose translation MKRSRLALSTLALTLGLGLGSAVQAATNAAPTLTPAEFEKAKSMYFQRCAGCHGVLRKGATGKSLLPKDTLEKGTQRLSRIIELGTEGGMNNFDDTFSKAEIDLLAKYIQIEPPIPPEMPLSLMKERHKVYIDPKDYPTKPLHGRNWENFFVVIERDAGKVAVIDGDTHEVIDHIDTGYAVHVIKASEHHNKEKIVDGGIAGRFWYTQGRDGKMTKIDLWQKPGSMLVAETQMAYDARDVAVSGDGKYVIGGGYWPPHFVILDAKTMEPLKVVSTRGIDVDGNYVNEARVAAIYTTPNEPTFLVAVKELGQMWQVDYSDLDNLRIEQINSAKFLHDGFFDPTGRYFQIAANASDKMVVVDTKERKLEAMIDTDAKPHPGPGANWNDPKCGPVAGTTHLGVGLVSVWGNDPAKHKDQAWKLCYEVETEGPGVFIRTHPTSQYVWADQTLHPEPEIQQSVQVFDKKTRKIVKTIRVTKDEGKVAVHMEYSKDGSEVWVSVWNRKDNKNASGEIVVYDAKTLKEKKRIKGLTTPTGKFNVYNRTNHVT comes from the coding sequence ATGAAACGCTCTAGACTAGCCCTATCAACACTAGCATTAACGCTAGGTTTAGGTTTGGGGAGTGCTGTGCAGGCTGCGACCAATGCCGCACCGACCTTAACTCCCGCAGAATTTGAAAAAGCTAAATCAATGTACTTTCAACGCTGTGCTGGTTGTCATGGTGTGCTGCGTAAAGGTGCCACTGGTAAAAGTCTGTTACCGAAAGACACCCTAGAAAAAGGTACGCAACGTCTTAGTCGTATTATCGAGTTGGGTACCGAAGGCGGTATGAACAACTTCGATGACACTTTCAGTAAAGCTGAAATTGATTTGTTGGCTAAGTACATTCAGATCGAACCACCTATCCCGCCGGAAATGCCACTTTCATTAATGAAAGAGCGTCACAAGGTTTATATTGATCCTAAAGACTACCCGACTAAACCTTTGCACGGACGTAATTGGGAAAACTTTTTTGTCGTTATCGAACGCGATGCGGGTAAAGTTGCCGTTATCGATGGCGATACCCATGAAGTGATTGACCACATTGATACCGGCTATGCGGTACACGTAATTAAAGCCTCTGAACACCATAACAAAGAGAAAATCGTTGATGGTGGAATTGCTGGTCGTTTCTGGTACACCCAGGGCCGCGATGGCAAGATGACCAAAATTGATTTGTGGCAGAAGCCCGGCAGTATGTTGGTGGCAGAAACGCAAATGGCCTACGATGCGCGTGACGTAGCTGTATCTGGCGATGGAAAATACGTGATTGGTGGTGGTTACTGGCCGCCTCACTTCGTTATTTTGGATGCCAAAACCATGGAGCCGTTGAAAGTTGTTTCGACGCGCGGTATCGATGTTGATGGTAACTATGTTAACGAAGCACGAGTAGCGGCAATCTACACAACTCCAAATGAACCCACGTTCCTAGTCGCGGTAAAAGAGCTGGGTCAAATGTGGCAGGTGGATTACTCTGATCTGGATAATCTGCGCATAGAGCAGATCAATTCAGCCAAGTTCTTGCACGACGGCTTCTTTGATCCAACCGGGCGTTACTTCCAAATTGCGGCAAATGCGTCCGATAAAATGGTTGTCGTTGATACCAAAGAACGTAAGCTTGAAGCTATGATTGATACAGACGCCAAGCCACACCCTGGCCCTGGTGCGAACTGGAATGATCCGAAATGCGGCCCAGTTGCGGGTACTACTCACCTAGGTGTTGGTCTAGTCTCTGTTTGGGGCAATGACCCAGCCAAGCATAAAGATCAAGCTTGGAAGCTGTGCTACGAAGTCGAAACTGAAGGGCCTGGGGTGTTTATTCGAACCCACCCGACCTCTCAGTATGTTTGGGCGGATCAGACTTTACACCCAGAGCCGGAAATTCAGCAAAGTGTGCAGGTTTTCGACAAAAAGACACGTAAAATTGTGAAAACAATCCGCGTGACTAAAGACGAAGGTAAAGTAGCCGTTCATATGGAATACAGCAAAGACGGTAGTGAAGTTTGGGTCTCTGTCTGGAACCGTAAGGACAACAAAAATGCCTCAGGTGAAATTGTTGTCTACGATGCCAAAACTCTTAAAGAGAAAAAACGCATCAAAGGCCTAACTACACCAACGGGTAAGTTTAATGTTTACAACCGTACTAACCACGTAACCTAA
- the argS gene encoding arginine--tRNA ligase: MNIRQYLSNQVKQAMDAAGLAAENAVLLTQSTRPEFGHYQANGALPAAKQMKTNPRELAEAIVKQLYLTDVAEKIEIAGPGFINIHLSPDWLARQCEESLQNSHLGVARHAAPATVVVDYSAPNLAKEMHVGHLRGTIIGDAVVRVLEFMGDKVIRQNHMGDWGTQFGMLIAHLEDRLSAEQALAEVALEDLETFYREAKIRFDEDVTFANRAREYVVKLQAGDAHCLKLWQKFIDVSIAHSEAIYKKLKVTLSHEHIMPESAYNEDLPHVVAELKAKGLAVTDQGAQVVFLDEFADKEGKPSPVIVQKSDGGYLYATSDLAALRYRNDQLKADRVLYFVDARQSLHLQQVYTIARKAGWVGEEVSLEHLAFGTMMGTDGKPFKTRSGGTVKLAELLDEAVTRADQLVASKNHELSAQERAEIAAKVGIGAVKYADLSKHRTSDYVFNWDSMLSFEGNTAPYLQYAYTRIQSIFRKAEIDAEATQRVIQLIEPSEVQLALKLLQFSETIEQVALECTPHQLCGYLYELASDTMGFYENCPILKQGIAAEIRESRLRLCQLAERTLHTGLNLLGIEVMDRM; this comes from the coding sequence ATGAATATAAGACAATATCTATCGAATCAGGTTAAGCAGGCAATGGATGCCGCCGGGCTTGCAGCAGAAAACGCCGTTCTACTAACGCAAAGTACGCGTCCTGAATTTGGTCACTATCAGGCTAATGGCGCTTTACCTGCGGCAAAACAAATGAAAACTAACCCGAGAGAATTGGCAGAGGCCATCGTCAAGCAACTGTACTTGACGGATGTTGCGGAAAAAATTGAAATTGCCGGGCCGGGGTTTATTAATATCCATTTATCGCCAGATTGGTTGGCGAGACAGTGTGAAGAATCATTACAGAATTCGCATTTAGGAGTTGCCCGTCATGCTGCCCCTGCAACGGTAGTTGTAGATTATTCGGCACCGAATTTGGCCAAGGAAATGCACGTTGGACATTTGCGCGGCACTATTATTGGTGACGCGGTAGTCCGTGTACTTGAGTTTATGGGCGACAAAGTGATTCGGCAGAACCACATGGGTGATTGGGGTACCCAATTTGGTATGTTGATTGCGCACTTAGAAGATCGATTGTCGGCGGAACAGGCATTGGCTGAAGTCGCGCTGGAAGATTTAGAGACTTTTTATCGGGAAGCCAAAATTCGCTTCGATGAAGATGTCACGTTTGCCAATCGTGCTCGTGAGTATGTGGTAAAGTTACAGGCGGGAGATGCACACTGCTTAAAGTTGTGGCAGAAATTTATCGATGTCTCCATTGCTCATAGCGAAGCGATCTATAAAAAGTTGAAGGTGACCTTATCGCATGAGCATATCATGCCAGAGAGCGCCTATAACGAAGATCTGCCGCACGTGGTAGCTGAACTAAAAGCAAAGGGTTTGGCGGTAACCGATCAAGGTGCACAGGTAGTTTTTCTCGATGAGTTTGCCGATAAAGAGGGCAAACCGTCACCGGTTATAGTACAAAAATCCGATGGCGGTTATCTCTACGCTACTTCAGATTTGGCAGCATTACGCTATCGTAATGATCAGTTAAAGGCAGACCGAGTGCTTTATTTCGTTGATGCCAGACAATCACTCCACCTGCAACAGGTTTATACCATAGCCCGTAAGGCGGGTTGGGTTGGCGAAGAAGTTTCTCTTGAGCATCTTGCTTTTGGCACCATGATGGGAACAGATGGTAAGCCGTTTAAAACACGTAGTGGCGGCACTGTCAAATTGGCTGAATTGTTGGATGAAGCAGTCACAAGGGCAGATCAATTAGTGGCGAGTAAAAACCATGAATTAAGCGCTCAGGAGCGTGCAGAGATCGCTGCAAAGGTTGGTATTGGCGCGGTGAAATATGCCGATTTATCTAAGCATCGCACCAGTGATTACGTGTTTAATTGGGATAGCATGCTGAGTTTTGAGGGCAATACTGCGCCCTATTTGCAATATGCCTATACGCGTATTCAAAGCATTTTCCGTAAAGCGGAGATCGATGCTGAGGCGACGCAACGGGTAATCCAACTCATTGAGCCGAGTGAAGTGCAGCTGGCGTTAAAATTACTACAGTTTTCTGAAACGATTGAGCAAGTTGCTTTGGAATGTACTCCGCATCAACTTTGTGGCTATCTTTACGAACTGGCCAGTGACACCATGGGTTTTTATGAAAACTGCCCAATTCTTAAGCAGGGTATCGCAGCAGAAATACGCGAGAGTCGTTTGCGATTGTGTCAGTTGGCGGAAAGGACGCTGCATACCGGACTCAACCTGCTGGGTATCGAAGTGATGGATAGAATGTAG